A segment of the Toxotes jaculatrix isolate fToxJac2 chromosome 2, fToxJac2.pri, whole genome shotgun sequence genome:
tttcttaGGCATGATGTCATATTGCAGACAGTGGATCCCAAATtgttcagagagagaggcacctctctcttccatgattcatgATAACAAGctttgtgcacatgacaaactgacttgaactgaccaaactgacagagccttcactgacttaaaggcttctttgcaggctgctcccacactgggactgccaaaccctgaccttccttttactcagtttgttgaccagaaggacggatacatgacctctgttttgacacaggagcatgggggtagactgagacctgtagcttatttttccaccaagcttgatgctgttgccgctggtctccctctttgtctgcgtgctgtagctgcagcagagaaggctgtggttgcatcacgTGATATTGTAGGTTATGGAGATTTGACTCTTatggttcctcatgctgttgctcatattctgcacacacagaagacctctcatctctctgcacagcgctggttaagatatcacactactttgcttgatatgcctaacattactgtttaaagatgcagtgtacttaatccagcaactctCCTGCCAAGTGGAGAACCACATGACTGTCTTCATATTCTTGATGAGGTTTGCACACCCAGACCAGatctttccactcagcccataccaaatgcagacatggagctgtttgtggatggTTCAGCATCCCGcaacgtggacacaggtgctgctcGAGTGGGTTTTGCAgtagtgacaccacatgacattttgctcagtggcaaactgccatcacacttttcagcacaagctgcagaacttgtagctcttactgaagcctgtaaactggcttcaggtaaaactgtgaatatttacacagactcgcgttatgcgtttggagtggtgcatgattttggggccctctggcgacatagaggatttcttacatcttctggcaagcccatctcacaccacaaacttgtgtctgcattgctagatgccatcctccttccagcaatcatctctgtgattaaatgtgaagctcacactaacagttctgactctatttctacaggaaatgctgcagcagacgcAGCggctaaagctgctgcattgtctgTTTCACCTTTCATggttaactgtttgatgttgtctaacactcttgacacctgctcacctgctgatgtttctgttctgcagtctctttcctcAAGAACGCACCATttggtcaaaatcaggtgccacatttaaagactcagtgtggactggtccagataacaaaccttgtttgcctCGTCCTCTCTTCCACTGTTACGCAAAACTGTCCCATGggagagaccacgtgggcaaagggggaatgtgtgctgctgttacatCATCGTGGTACACACGTGGTTTTTCAACTTCtgcacaggacttttgcaggaaatacatcatttgtgcagccaacaaCGCATCAGGGGCTATTCATATGCCACCTGCcggtcatccacctcctgacaaaccctttgaacatttaatgatggatttcattgaactaacaccaagtgaagggaaaagatactgtcttgtaattgttgacatgttcagcaaatgggttgaagttttcccctcttccaaacaggatgctggagctgtggctaaagcactactaactgaaattattcctaggtggggaattccttcagtcatcagcagtgacaatggaccaggaTTTGTCAACCaggccctgaaagaagtgtcagactatcttgggtttgacatacgtcatcattgttcatatcatccacagagtgcaggtgctgttgaaagagaaaatggcaccattaaagcaaaacttgctaaatgCACCAAAGACCAGTTTCAGTCTTTCGTGGGTTAAAGCCCTGCCACTGGTGCTTGTCCACATGCACACGCGAATAAGAAACAAACATGGTTTGAGTCCATTTGAAATATTGTTTGGtagaccccctcagacaggtgtaggtccagttaggcaccctccccttaccacaggtgcatgtgatgatgctatgttgagatactgtgccaatttgtctacaaccttgtcagcattgcattcacaggtgaagagtgccctgccatctgcagccacagcagtcctccacaacttacagcctggagattgggttctcatcaaagatcacagacgccgtcactggaaacaaaggccattccagggcccgttccaggttctgctgaccactgagacagctgtaaAGGTTGTGGAGAAGGCcgcatgggtacacgccagccactgtAAACGGGTTCCTGAGCCAACAGCCGACATCTAGACTCCAGAGGAGTAAAGCTAAGGAGGTGACACAAATTCACctctagacccagaataatggtctaagAATAAAAATTGACTCATCCAGAcgttgaggaagacaactggggtgcacgccgtgcgctgcccctaacctgcagctgcgttGGAACcatctgcaatataagagtgaggggtgaaagagcgccttcctccaccagtagcatgccaagctccaacgaagtgactacagagtaaagctctgtgtcaccaacaagagcaacagtgtaaggtctattgataggtcagtcacacaccagatggcctctctgacTGGGCctcgtgatgatgatgatattgatgttgatgttttgagtgtttgtattttccccagcttgctatcaacctaaggacgtctgtgtcctactaaaacagctaaatgcatattttaacatttatcagctaatgatgtgtctacttaaacccaaaggaatgtagtcactgatgatatgataaatttgtatatactttagtgtggccattttatggccaaagggggaattgtaatgtcaatttatcatataaccataaactcttttatcaagcattcgtatattctcataaactcgtatattcaattctgggtgaagtacatacaacttgacctgaagtgacctaatgtgctgagtatgctgttcattgtgttttgtgaagacacctgttatgtctccggtgcctccgagcacaacttacaccttatctgtattttttgaccttcagattattttgtctccctgccatcctggtatgtgagaaacaggcataagtactctggCAACTTGTAActtggggtcagacctctgtagcatggcATGCTGTGTgggctctgtcctttctgcagtcctcctcacaacaaacacagggtgggccCCCATCTCCACAGGCCACACgggaagctctactcccctcaccatctccctcgcttccaccaCCACACAGGTCGACCACAGGCAagagagcaggcacagcgtctacaaagtgggacagtgtacaactctgttACAACTCCagctcacacagtccctctcactcacacccaacctcctcctcctccagagagcaccggcctgagaggaaggacaaggaatcatcaggttagtcagtgtgtagctttgttctttacagactgatgtatgttcagagtctgactctggaaagctcttttaaccctaaccctaacggggaagagagtttgtctgtgctcagctaaatTCActctttacctgttgtttacatgagatttctgac
Coding sequences within it:
- the LOC121193645 gene encoding uncharacterized protein LOC121193645 isoform X1, which translates into the protein MYRGVQPVVGGQGRGHMEVGDENGNTVEMNTGNMTPTSVLTVISKDTGLKTVHRRMALCRLQLLQTLHSQVKSALPSAATAVLHNLQPGDWVLIKDHRRRHWKQRPFQGPFQVLLTTETAVKVVEKAAWVHASHCKRVPEPTADI